gtcagtcagtccagatagccagaggtgagtggaactaaacttatgacttttaattgaaccacaaactgcttttagcatatctcatgcatcatgattatgccataggttgattgcattagtatacacgaatatgttgcattgcattgttatttggtgatgtgagtgaatgctgaatgatccaatagtctcagacaggaagtccaggagcctttgactacgccctggcaggtatagtgaagtccaggagcctttgactacgccctggcaggtatatagtaaagtccaggagcctttgactacgccctggcaatggtaagtacaatggtgttatatacacatatacatatatgacaggaagtccaggagcctttgactacgccctggcacagagttactgggactatgtggtgacaggtttactcttgatgtggcttgtctgtgatatggtgcattccatgagatcatattttactgagatgttttactgttctactcactgggctatagagctcatcccactcccttaaccccagttttgcaggttcagtgtacagtgtacagggacagtccagcagagtacaggaaaagtaaagagatctgtaatagcttagagtggacatgtaatattaaagagatgtaatagatgttgcttgacctagtgatgtatgttttgtacatgatctatatatgtatatatgttttcctgtatgtgaaaaccaggcttaacaggtatgagttaacccatctagagcaagctctagtcagggatacagagtacagagtacatgagtacagagtacagagatagtgcatgcacaggttaagccttggttcagcaaagagttttattttcacagaaaatgtatgatcatgtatgaggtttacaggtacacagagagtatagcaggcttgctacgggttctggcggccttaagccgacctgaatcctagcgccggtgacggtccattttggggtcgttacaaaatacAACCACAGTAAGATGGAAtttgaagaagaggaagaaatgAGCTCCAAAGAGGTTTAATAgctaaaactcaaaaatcaaaACTCAAGCTTGATTCTTCAAAATGAAGGTAAAAATCCATGAGAAAAACTTGTTAAAAGATAGATTTGTGAAGGAAAAGGGCAGTAGACTCACCTCTACTCAAAATAGAGAAAAACCTTTCTCCCTTTTGAGCTGAGATCCTTTTTATAAGTGGGTCTACCAACCACTGTTTGGCGGCTAAACCTGGAATGTTCAGCAACCGaacactattttattttatttttattttattatttttttaaacatatcttaaaatacttaaaatttattttataaaaactcattttacccTTTTTAAAATGTTCAATTATGAGATTTAGTCGGAAAATTGACATTCCGACACTGAAGTGTAGTCGAGTATTACAATTAATATCCTTTTATAGGTCTTAATAAGGAGCCATTATGTCCAAATACGCAACATTCTTCAAAATACTAACATTGTTTATCGAATAAATGAACTCTTAATTTGTTCATTGGGATGCCAATCTAAATCGAATGAATGACAGATCGAAGTGGCTATTAAGCCCAAGAAGCCAAAGATTGATAATTTTAGAGTTCAACTAGGCATATCAAAATTGGACAATAAGCTTATGCGTGTGGACAAATAGCTTATGTGTGCGGATAAATTACTATATGGTCTTGACTCGAACAAAGGAAAGCCTGGTGCTTTTCCTTGTTCTCACTAAAAAAGTTAAACTTGTGCGAGTCATTTCAGCTTCTCATGATGTTCTCCTTAAATACAAGAGCTATACATGAACATGAATCTAGAAAAATCCCATTATTTTATAGATAAGAAATCAAGAGTAAAATGTTAATTTGGTAAATGGGTCTCCAAAGCAAAGAAATGCATTTTTTACCAAATGTCCTCGACCTctaattaaatagtattaagTGAAAAAGAGTTCTCAAGagctaattaagtaattttaatataatagtatTAAGTGAAATTTTTTCTTGTAAATTTTTGATAAGTTtacatttaattcaaaatcaaatctcataaaaatttaatttaaaaaaactaaatttttacatttttaattttattaaacacaaaataaaaaaatttaatttatttaaattctctCAAAGTTTATCATTCTAAATAAGGGTATAAGATAGACTATTTCAATTTATAAATGGATAAAGTAaaagaatcaaattgaatttttataaaaaatttttattttaaaaagagaattttatatataaatataaatgtgatTTTAAATTTGTCcataaaagaaatattattaataaaaataataaaagttattgcaataaaataaaaaaataaattacaataattacaaaaagtaagattaattaaatcacaAGTTTTCtatcaattaaaatatcacAATGACGTATACATATACTATTATAAATTCCaacattaaattttttcttaataatatttttgttcTAAAAACATTTGAACATCTTAAcaataatacaaaataaaaagaaaaaaaaatacatttattcAATATAAACTTTTTAAGTATGGTATAACTTATATTAATATGTATTATTAATAGTAAAgttaaaaatttacttttattttttttattaagggaaaataaatctatttaaatttttttatttacaaaaacCTACAACTTTATATTAAAGGCTAAATAGATTCTatagtatttaaatataaatttttaataataaatataatttttataattttttttttgaagtcataatttttataatttttaaatatcatttttaattaaagtaatattaaataataataattctaattttaatattattttctttaaaaataatatttaaaattaaaataattatattttattattaaaaatttatattttaatgtgaTATTGTGTGTTTATTTGATTATAAACATTATAATGGCTTATTTAGTTATCGGTGAAAAATATGAAAGCAAATATGAGTTTAttgtgaaaaaaattattaattacattcttaaaataaaataaaaaaaaattagccatcaaattaaaatatgatttttagCGGAATTTGatgcaaattaaaaaaattaattaaattaaattaatttaaaaattcagttttattttttgtttattttaatttaatttttaattttaaaattttttattatttcatttagatttaattttaatttaaaaaattaaaaaaattaaatcgaactaattaataataataataatatattatttttaataatttagagaaattatatcaaattaaaattaaaatattttaattaaattttaaaatatataaaaaataaaaaatttattaaaaatttaaataaatcaaatcaaattaaatcaaattaatttaatttaatttaatttttaaccaaaattaatttaatttaatttttataaacaccaaaaatttcatttttagatttattaacTTAGGTTCGGTTTAACGAATACTCACCCTTAGCCGGAAGTGTTCTTCTTGCCGTTTCCGCTTTCACCGTATTCTGTAGCAAATTCTTTCTTACCCTGAAAGGAGAAGTCGAAATTCTTCAATCCCACAAGAAACCTGCTTTGCCCATTCTCATATAATCTTCATCTTCTCTTCTTATGGTTAATGTGGAGATGACGATGTGGGGtttgttaattttttgattaatttttggTTTTCCTCTTGTTTTATAGGGCAAAATGGCTGTCGGCGATGTCTTTGACGACAACGTTGACATTTTTAGTGCCACAATATCTGATTTGATCTCATCGTTGAAATCGGCATTTCAAAGCTCTCATTTTTCTGAAGTGCAAGCAGTTTTGGCTTCCAGAGAACAGAAACTTAAACGCGAAATTGAGGCAAAGGCGAAAGAGAATGAGCTGCTGAAGAAACAGAATGGGTTGTTGGAACTGGAAAGGTTAGAAAAAATAAAGGTCAAGAATGAACTAAGAAGGTGCTCTAGAGAGTGTCTTGAGCTAAGGGAGTTGAATTCTCGACTTACCCAAGAGCTGAATGATTTAAATGAGAGATTACAAGCTGTTGCAGAGTGTAAGCAAGCTATAATTGAGCTTACCAGGAAGAACTGTGAATTAGAATGTGCTAAGTTGAAAGCAGAGAGGGATGCTGAGATTTATaagaggagatttgaagaattAGAGCCACGAGTTTCAAGTTTGGAAAAAGATGCGGCGCTGTTGAAGAGTCTTGCACCGGAGGATGGAGGCGGAGATTTGAGAATAAAAGGTGTTTAAGAATtcttgtttatttatttgtagTTTTCTTTGTTAACATAATTGATTTGTTAGAATTTAAAGATAAACGTAGATTGTTCCTTGTGTTCTAGAATTACAAAGCAGAAAAAAAGTGACAATAGCTAGGGATGTTGAGGTAGATTAAATGTTGGGAATAAAATTGAAAAGCTTGTCCAAATGAAGtgcatgtgattttttttttttttttggccagAGTTAAGGGGGTATTGGGGTAGGTGGATTTGGAGGGTTGAACCAGGAACCTCCCTAGTTCAACTTTGGTGCAGTTGCCCCCGGTTAAACCATGATTGCAAGCGCATGTGATTGATTGTGATGAAAATGTGCTTTTGGATACTGTAGGCATTGTAGGATTCTTCAGTTTGCATTTTCTTCTGCACTTTGATTAACCAAATGGGTGTTGTTGGATTTATAGTTAACTTTTTTCTTGTGATATGGAGCCACAGAAGCACAGATGATAAGCGAAAATGAAGAGGTTGATAGTAGAACAAATGGTGGGTGTACAAGTGAAGTGCTGGTTGATTTGGAGCAGAAAGGCCCGGGATGTTTCCATAAGCTAGATAAGAATGGAACTGGTATAGCAGAGTCATTATGTATTTATTATGATTTGCATTAGTCACTTAAAGAGAGTATTTCTTTTAATTGATGGTTGCATATTATTTGAGTTCTCTATGCTTATTCAATGAGAGGTTTCTGTTATAGAGGATATCAACAAGTCAGGAAAGGTAAGTGCTGGTTGGAGATGATCAATATAAAGAACATACttgataatttttcattattgaTTTTGTAACCAGTGATGCTATCCATTTAGAACTAGCAAGTAACTGTTACAGGATGTAAGACATCCATTTGGTTGCTTccttattatatatatacaaagatcatattttaaatattttatggatAAGCATATATCTCCTTATGCTATGAGGATGTTTTGATCTATGATTGTTTTCAGGTGAAAGCAGGAAGGTTACAACTGTTAGTTAATTATCTGATAAAGATTAGGCAAAGTTAAATGAGAGTTTTGTTAATTATTCGGGCAAATTAGTAGGTCATTTCCCAGATAGGATGGGTTTCTAATGAGACCCAGGAGAGTTGGaactttgtttttatttttgggacgcttttaaaaatattctcaATTAGTAAATTCACATGTAgataataaatcaatttaattatgtCTATCTGATGATGGAGAGAGTTTTATTGTTCCTGGCCATTAGTGCTTGTTAACatcttttaaatttcagaaaaagAATTAGATTTAAGTTTGTTATAGTGACAGAAACTCTAACCATGGTCCTTTAGTTTCTAAATGTTCTAAAGATCAATTCTAAGAGGTTAGTGAAAAGACATTTTCATTCAATTTTTGTAAACCATGAACTAAGCATTAAATCCCTTCATTTCAGGTGGTGGGAGACCTTTACTCCGTGATGTTGTTGAGATTATGGATAGTGATGATGACTCTTCTCCATGTAAAAATTTGGATACCAAAGAGATGGTTATCACAGCTCATGTGGACCATGCACATTCAGGGAAAGCAGTTGCTGAACATGGGACTAAAGCACTCAAAAGAAAATCGACTTCAGGTGTCAATAATGGAGCAGATGATAAAAATCAAGAAGTTGATAGCAGTTCTACAACTGATAATCTTAAGATGACAAAAATTCAAAAGATCCTCCATATGCTTAATAGTTCTCCAGCCATCAATTTTAGAGAATTTACTCCATTGAAACCAGCTGTTTTGCTACAATGTGAAGAGAAAATTGGGGCAGCTGATAAATTTCAAAATGGGTCTGACAGTTCAAGTTCCTCCAGCTCAGAAGATGAATGGGATTTCTCAGTGGATTTCTCTACAATGAATAAGCATTGGCAACGGGGGCAAGAAAATGGACCTTGTAAGAGGTGGGGGCGTGATGCAGACATGGTTACTGCATTTGAAAAAAATGGAGAACTTTGCATGGAGGCTGTCTGTGCTCTATACAGGCAACAGACCAGAAAATCAATTTATGGCACTTCAAGTTCTCAAAATCGAGGTTTTAACAAGTTCGCTTTAACCAGGTATGAGTAACCTCTCATTTTGTTTACATTTTTCCCCTTGTGTTtgatattttttcattaaatgtAATCCCTACTGTTAGAATTCTTTGTTAATTTGAGCACATTTTTTTTGCTATAAACCATTTCTCTAGACAATTTGTTAATCAATTATTGTGGAAACGACAACGCGA
The Manihot esculenta cultivar AM560-2 chromosome 1, M.esculenta_v8, whole genome shotgun sequence genome window above contains:
- the LOC110626043 gene encoding uncharacterized protein LOC110626043 isoform X1 encodes the protein MAVGDVFDDNVDIFSATISDLISSLKSAFQSSHFSEVQAVLASREQKLKREIEAKAKENELLKKQNGLLELERLEKIKVKNELRRCSRECLELRELNSRLTQELNDLNERLQAVAECKQAIIELTRKNCELECAKLKAERDAEIYKRRFEELEPRVSSLEKDAALLKSLAPEDGGGDLRIKEAQMISENEEVDSRTNGGCTSEVLVDLEQKGPGCFHKLDKNGTGGGRPLLRDVVEIMDSDDDSSPCKNLDTKEMVITAHVDHAHSGKAVAEHGTKALKRKSTSGVNNGADDKNQEVDSSSTTDNLKMTKIQKILHMLNSSPAINFREFTPLKPAVLLQCEEKIGAADKFQNGSDSSSSSSSEDEWDFSVDFSTMNKHWQRGQENGPCKRWGRDADMVTAFEKNGELCMEAVCALYRQQTRKSIYGTSSSQNRGFNKFALTRGTTLAEFLIDGDPKGKLTKSKMELMAYDPKGLDDCRRLAIEHSKQLFEIYQKQEDPLFLN
- the LOC110626043 gene encoding uncharacterized protein LOC110626043 isoform X2, whose protein sequence is MAVGDVFDDNVDIFSATISDLISSLKSAFQSSHFSEVQAVLASREQKLKREIEAKAKENELLKKQNGLLELERLEKIKVKNELRRCSRECLELRELNSRLTQELNDLNERLQAVAECKQAIIELTRKNCELECAKLKAERDAEIYKRRFEELEPRVSSLEKDAALLKSLAPEDGGGDLRIKGGGRPLLRDVVEIMDSDDDSSPCKNLDTKEMVITAHVDHAHSGKAVAEHGTKALKRKSTSGVNNGADDKNQEVDSSSTTDNLKMTKIQKILHMLNSSPAINFREFTPLKPAVLLQCEEKIGAADKFQNGSDSSSSSSSEDEWDFSVDFSTMNKHWQRGQENGPCKRWGRDADMVTAFEKNGELCMEAVCALYRQQTRKSIYGTSSSQNRGFNKFALTRGTTLAEFLIDGDPKGKLTKSKMELMAYDPKGLDDCRRLAIEHSKQLFEIYQKQEDPLFLN